CGTTCAAGGTGCCATCGGCCCGCGCTTGGTTGACCATCTCCTGATGCCGATCCAGTGCCTTCTGAGTTGCGACAGGAAGGGCGCTGCGTGTGACCCGACGCATCCGTCAGGGCTCCTCATCGCCGGTTGCGAAGAGTTCAAGCTGTTGTTCTTTAGTTTGTTCGTCCTTGGTGAGCTTTGCCCCTGCCCGCCGCTTGGCTTGTAGACCGGCCAACTCGGCGCGGCCGGCTACTGCGCGTGGCGAGCGCGTATTTTGCAGGCCGAAGGCCGGTGTTAGGAGGATGGTATCCGGCCGCGAGGCAATCACGGTGTTGTAGTCTTTCTCTGAGAGCGCCTTCGGTGGTGCAGCGCTGCCCGGCTCGGGCAACACGAACAGGCCGTTGGGATCGGCCGCCTGGCAAATGATGGGACTATGGGTGGTGACCAGGAATTGGATGTTGGGGAAGTGTCGCTTGAGCCAGAAGCCGATCTCCCGTTGCCACTCCGGGTGCAGGTGGGCATCGACCTCGTCGATGAGCACGACCCCGCTGCGCTTGATCCGGAGCTTTCCGTCCAGGCGTTCTTTCAGGTCATCGATGCCATAGGCATTGATTAGATGGCGCAGGATGTCGGTGAGCAGAGCTAGGGCGGCACGGTAGCCGTCGCTCATTTCCTCCCAAGAGAGTTGAACCCCGTTCCGATCTTTCAGCCAGAGCCCATCCGAGTCCACGCGATCGATGGTGATCTGATTCGGCATCAGTTCATCCCTCAGAATCTCCAGCAGAAGCTCCAGTTGGGCACTCTCTGCGGCTTTCTTCTCAAGCGCTTTGTGGTTGAGGTTACGCAGCCACTGATCGACCTCGGCCAAGGACGCCGCCTCTTGAAACATGGTGACGAAGCGCTCGGTGGAAGGGGCCACCATCTGGCGCGCCGCTTCGGGGGAGGCGCCGAAGACACGACGGAATGGGCCATAGCCGCAGGAGAACCAGCCCTTCGCATCGCTAGCCCAGATGGTCCGTTCCGGGGTGGAGTC
The sequence above is drawn from the Thiocapsa rosea genome and encodes:
- a CDS encoding AAA family ATPase, with amino-acid sequence MYIGKVILKNIRGFADLEFDLARPDGSYGGWTVFTGDNGSGKSTLLKAIALGLAGKDAARALQPSFRGWIRDGGDGEASIQLEIIRSSEDDALATGGRAPSASRSFPAKLVLKNGGREVMLQSAIPDEKQNQRNDSTPERTIWASDAKGWFSCGYGPFRRVFGASPEAARQMVAPSTERFVTMFQEAASLAEVDQWLRNLNHKALEKKAAESAQLELLLEILRDELMPNQITIDRVDSDGLWLKDRNGVQLSWEEMSDGYRAALALLTDILRHLINAYGIDDLKERLDGKLRIKRSGVVLIDEVDAHLHPEWQREIGFWLKRHFPNIQFLVTTHSPIICQAADPNGLFVLPEPGSAAPPKALSEKDYNTVIASRPDTILLTPAFGLQNTRSPRAVAGRAELAGLQAKRRAGAKLTKDEQTKEQQLELFATGDEEP